In the genome of Coturnix japonica isolate 7356 chromosome Z, Coturnix japonica 2.1, whole genome shotgun sequence, one region contains:
- the FOXB2 gene encoding forkhead box protein B2 yields the protein MPRPGKSSYSDQKPPYSYISLTAMAIQHSAEKMLPLSEIYKFIMDRFPYYREHTQRWQNSLRHNLSFNDCFIKIPRRPDQPGKGSFWALHPDCGDMFENGSFLRRRKRFKVLRPEHHLPGGGGGGSGGGAGGAASGGPGKSPAPGGPHMAHYFHPHPPPPPPPPPGKVPGLAGPEAAVAAAAAAAAVGRLPQFSPYGGSQPSGFKHPFAIENIIGRDYKGVLQAGGLPLASVMHHLGYPVPSGVVGSVWPHVGVMDPVSGVPVSPDYGPFGVPVKALCHPPAQTMPAVPVPIKPAPSMPALTVASSQLCPSASPASAALLEQAAGAASEGKSSLHSVLVHS from the coding sequence ATGCCCAGGCCGGGGAAGAGCTCGTACAGCGATCAGAAGCCGCCCTACTCCTACATCTCTCTGACGGCCATGGCCATCCAGCACTCGGCCGAGAAGATGCTGCCCCTGAGCGAGATCTACAAGTTCATCATGGACCGCTTCCCCTACTACCGAGAGCACACGCAGCGCTGGCAGAACTCGCTCCGCCACAACCTCTCCTTCAACGACTGCTTCATCAAGATCCCGCGCCGCCCCGACCAGCCGGGCAAGGGCAGCTTCTGGGCGCTGCACCCCGACTGCGGGGACATGTTCGAGAACGGCAGCTTCCTCCGCCGCCGCAAGCGCTTCAAGGTCCTGCGACCCGAGCACCACCTGCCCGGGGGCGGTGGCGGCGGAAgtggcggcggggcgggcggcgcggcgAGCGGAGGCCCCGGGAAGTCGCCGGCGCCCGGGGGCCCGCACATGGCTCACTACTTCCATCCGcacccgccgccgccgccgccgccgcccccgggCAAGGTGCCGGGGCTGGCGGGTCCCGAGGCGGCCGTGGCCGCCGCCGCTGCTGCCGCCGCCGTGGGGAGGCTGCCGCAGTTCTCGCCCTACGGCGGCAGCCAGCCCTCGGGCTTCAAGCATCCCTTCGCCATCGAGAACATCATCGGCAGAGATTACAAGGGCGTGCTGCAGGCCGGCGGGCTGCCGCTGGCCTCCGTGATGCACCATCTGGGCTACCCGGTGCCCAGCGGCGTGGTCGGTTCCGTGTGGCCCCACGTCGGGGTGATGGACCCCGTGTCCGGCGTGCCCGTGTCCCCCGATTACGGACCCTTCGGGGTGCCCGTGAAGGCGCTCTGCCATCCGCCGGCGCAGACCATGCCCGCCGTGCCTGTGCCCATCAAGCCGGCTCCCTCCATGCCCGCGCTGACGGTCGCCTCCTCGCAGCTCTGCCCCTCAGCCTCCCCGGCTTCCGCCGCGCTCCTGGAGCAGGCGGCGGGCGCCGCCTCCGAGGGCAAGAGCTCTCTGCACTCCGTCCTGGTGCACTCCTAA